A DNA window from Aggregicoccus sp. 17bor-14 contains the following coding sequences:
- a CDS encoding ABC transporter permease yields the protein MSTFLQDLRYALRLLRQAPGFTLAAVLALALGIGATTALFSVVHAVLLRPLPYADAERLVIVTDPSAQPGSQRYSLFERDELARGATQLSSLTAYSNTALALTGLGDAQQVRGVLTDGPFFEVFGVQAELGRTLDPRTPEAPEVVVSHSFWAQQLGGSPQALGRTLTLSGQPYTLVGVMPDTFAVPNTRAQLWLTQASTPNASQQAARTSKGWRAFQLTGRLAPGASLASAGSELAALGERLAATYPDTQGDLHLGAASLHEATVGNVRLLLWVLLGAVGFVLLLAASNVAHLQLARAAVRQKELAIRIALGASRGRLVRQLLTESVLLALLGCALGLLLALWGTDALVALAGRALPRAGEVGMDGRVLLFALATAVATGVGVGLVPALQRSQQSPQASLGRGSAEAFRGRTHGVLVVAEVALALVLVLGAGLMLKSFYKLQQVDPGVDAEGIYTGRLNLTGTRYQEDAALLAFQQQLLARLAARPEVAGAGLGLSVPAGADQRGNSYRVEGTPENLANPPQAITNVVSPGFLETLRVPLRAGRLLQKSDDVAGAPQVIVVSEAFVRAAFPDQDPLGKRISMGQVEGKPDWYTVVGVVGDVAYDGLDTAPGPTLYQPSVQSPYRAPQLVVRAAGGMPVERLAGVMREELRALDPSVPLGDEMTLEAMLARGLGAPRFRTLLLGVFGALALVLAAVGIYGVMSYAVAQRAHEMGVRMALGAQRRDLLSLVVGQSLRRVGLGLAVGLALALAAHRSIAGLLFGVGALDPAVFASVPALLAGVAFVASWLPARRAAGVDPAVVLRRG from the coding sequence ATGAGCACCTTCCTCCAGGACCTGCGCTACGCCTTGCGCCTGCTGCGCCAGGCGCCCGGCTTCACCCTCGCTGCGGTGCTGGCGCTCGCGCTGGGCATCGGGGCCACCACGGCGCTCTTCAGCGTGGTGCACGCGGTGCTCCTGCGGCCGCTGCCCTACGCGGACGCCGAGCGCCTGGTCATCGTGACGGACCCCAGCGCGCAGCCCGGCAGCCAGCGCTACAGCCTCTTCGAGCGCGACGAGCTCGCGCGCGGCGCCACGCAGCTCTCGAGCCTCACGGCCTACAGCAACACCGCACTCGCGCTCACGGGGCTCGGGGATGCGCAGCAGGTGCGCGGCGTCCTCACCGACGGGCCCTTCTTCGAGGTGTTCGGCGTGCAGGCGGAGCTGGGCCGCACGCTCGACCCGCGCACCCCCGAGGCACCGGAGGTGGTGGTGAGCCACTCCTTCTGGGCGCAGCAGCTGGGCGGCAGCCCGCAGGCGCTCGGCCGCACGCTCACGCTCAGTGGCCAGCCCTACACGCTGGTAGGCGTGATGCCGGACACCTTCGCGGTGCCCAACACGCGGGCGCAGCTGTGGCTCACCCAGGCGAGCACGCCCAACGCTTCGCAGCAGGCGGCGCGCACCTCGAAGGGCTGGCGCGCCTTCCAGCTCACGGGACGGCTCGCGCCGGGGGCGAGCCTCGCCTCCGCGGGCAGCGAGCTCGCGGCGCTCGGCGAGCGGCTCGCGGCCACCTACCCGGACACGCAGGGGGACCTGCACCTGGGCGCGGCGAGCCTGCACGAGGCCACGGTGGGCAACGTGCGGCTGCTCCTGTGGGTGCTGCTGGGCGCGGTGGGCTTCGTGCTGCTGCTCGCGGCCTCCAACGTCGCGCACCTGCAGCTCGCGCGCGCGGCGGTGCGGCAGAAGGAGCTGGCCATCCGCATCGCGCTGGGGGCGAGCCGCGGCCGGCTCGTGCGCCAGCTGCTCACCGAGAGCGTGCTGCTCGCGCTGCTGGGCTGCGCCCTGGGGCTCCTGCTCGCGCTGTGGGGCACGGACGCGCTCGTCGCGCTCGCGGGCCGGGCGCTTCCGCGCGCGGGTGAGGTGGGGATGGACGGGCGGGTGCTCCTCTTCGCGCTCGCGACGGCGGTGGCCACGGGCGTGGGGGTGGGGCTGGTGCCCGCGCTGCAGCGCAGCCAGCAGAGCCCGCAGGCGTCCCTGGGGCGAGGCAGCGCAGAGGCGTTTCGCGGCCGCACGCACGGGGTCCTGGTGGTGGCCGAGGTCGCGCTCGCGCTCGTGCTGGTGCTGGGCGCGGGGCTGATGCTCAAGAGCTTCTACAAGCTGCAGCAGGTGGACCCGGGGGTGGACGCGGAGGGCATCTACACCGGGCGGCTCAACCTCACCGGCACGCGCTACCAGGAGGACGCGGCGCTGCTCGCCTTCCAGCAGCAGCTGCTCGCGCGGCTCGCGGCGCGCCCGGAGGTGGCGGGCGCCGGCCTGGGGCTCAGCGTGCCGGCCGGCGCAGACCAGCGCGGCAACAGCTACCGGGTGGAGGGCACCCCGGAGAACCTGGCGAACCCGCCGCAGGCGATCACCAACGTCGTGAGCCCTGGCTTCCTCGAGACGCTGCGGGTGCCCCTGCGCGCAGGGCGCCTGCTGCAGAAGAGCGACGACGTGGCTGGAGCGCCGCAGGTCATCGTGGTGAGCGAGGCCTTCGTGCGCGCGGCCTTCCCGGACCAGGACCCGCTGGGCAAGCGCATCTCCATGGGCCAGGTGGAAGGCAAGCCGGACTGGTACACGGTGGTGGGCGTGGTGGGGGACGTCGCCTACGACGGCCTCGACACGGCCCCAGGCCCCACGCTCTACCAGCCCAGCGTGCAGTCGCCCTACCGCGCCCCGCAGCTGGTGGTGCGTGCGGCCGGGGGCATGCCGGTCGAGCGGCTCGCGGGCGTCATGCGCGAGGAGCTGCGCGCGCTGGACCCCAGCGTGCCGCTGGGCGACGAGATGACGCTGGAGGCGATGCTCGCCCGCGGGCTCGGCGCGCCGCGCTTCCGCACGCTGCTGCTCGGCGTCTTCGGCGCGCTCGCGCTCGTCCTCGCGGCCGTGGGCATCTACGGCGTCATGAGCTACGCGGTGGCGCAGCGCGCGCACGAGATGGGCGTGCGCATGGCGCTGGGCGCGCAGCGCCGCGACCTCCTCTCGCTCGTGGTGGGGCAGTCGCTGCGGCGCGTGGGGCTGGGGCTCGCGGTGGGGCTCGCGCTCGCGCTCGCCGCGCACCGCAGCATCGCGGGGCTGCTCTTCGGGGTCGGTGCCCTGGACCCCGCCGTCTTTGCCTCGGTGCCCGCGCTGCTCGCCGGCGTGGCGTTCGTGGCCAGCTGGCTGCCTGCCCGCCGGGCAGCCGGAGTAGACCCCGCCGTGGTCCTGCGCCGCGGCTAG
- a CDS encoding sigma-54 dependent transcriptional regulator: MSQPAYESASPVTTPAPAPAPQQPRILVADDQADVLEALRLLLKRDGFSVVTTQSPAGVISALEGQDFDLLLMDLNYTRDTTSGKEGFDLLQNLRSHDANLPVIVMTAWGSVEGAVEAMRRGARDYVQKPWDNTRLLATLRTQLELGRALKRTRRLEEENTHLRAKGERPAFLGESRAMLPVKKLIERVASSSANVLITGEHGTGKEVVARSLHALSGRAGTPFVAVNAGGLSEGVFESELFGHVKGAFTDAKSDRIGCFELADGGTLFLDEIGNMPPSQQAKLLRVLQTGELHPVGSSKVRRVSVRVVSATNADLGKAVEEGRFREDLLYRLNTVEVQLPPLRERTEDIPILASHFLDVQGQKYGRPGMRFDSGALEALIAYTWPGNVRELEHAVERALLMAQGDTVGAEDLLLRRRGGGEGGSARLEEMTLEDVERHLIQKSLVRHAGNVSDAARALGLSRSALYRRMQHFDITSAAKGQKG; this comes from the coding sequence GTGTCCCAGCCTGCTTACGAGTCCGCCTCCCCCGTGACCACCCCCGCTCCCGCCCCCGCTCCGCAGCAGCCACGCATCCTCGTCGCCGACGACCAGGCGGACGTGCTCGAGGCGCTGCGCCTGCTGCTCAAGCGCGACGGCTTCTCGGTCGTCACCACGCAGTCGCCCGCCGGCGTGATCAGCGCGCTGGAGGGGCAGGACTTCGACCTGCTGCTGATGGACCTCAACTACACGCGCGACACCACGAGCGGGAAGGAGGGCTTCGACCTGCTGCAGAACCTGCGCAGCCACGACGCGAACCTCCCGGTCATCGTGATGACGGCGTGGGGCAGCGTGGAGGGCGCGGTGGAGGCGATGCGCCGCGGGGCGCGCGACTACGTGCAGAAGCCCTGGGACAACACGCGCCTGCTCGCCACGCTGCGCACGCAGCTGGAGCTGGGCCGCGCGCTCAAGCGCACGCGCCGGCTGGAAGAGGAGAACACCCACCTGCGCGCCAAGGGCGAGCGCCCCGCCTTCCTCGGCGAGAGCCGCGCGATGCTGCCGGTGAAGAAGCTCATCGAGCGCGTGGCGAGCAGCAGCGCGAACGTGCTCATCACGGGCGAGCACGGCACGGGCAAGGAGGTGGTCGCGCGCTCCCTGCACGCGCTGAGCGGGCGCGCGGGCACCCCGTTCGTCGCGGTGAACGCGGGCGGCCTCTCCGAGGGCGTCTTCGAGAGCGAGCTGTTCGGCCACGTGAAGGGCGCCTTCACGGACGCGAAGAGCGACCGCATCGGCTGCTTCGAGCTCGCGGACGGGGGCACGCTGTTCCTCGACGAGATCGGCAACATGCCGCCCAGCCAGCAGGCGAAGCTCCTGCGCGTGCTGCAGACGGGCGAGCTGCACCCGGTGGGCAGCAGCAAGGTGCGCCGGGTGAGCGTGCGCGTGGTGAGCGCGACGAACGCGGACCTGGGCAAGGCGGTGGAGGAGGGGCGCTTCCGCGAGGACCTGCTCTACCGGCTCAACACGGTGGAGGTGCAGCTGCCGCCGCTGCGCGAGCGCACCGAGGACATCCCCATCCTCGCCTCGCACTTCCTGGACGTGCAGGGCCAGAAGTACGGCCGGCCCGGGATGCGCTTCGACTCGGGCGCGCTCGAGGCGCTCATCGCCTACACCTGGCCGGGCAACGTGCGCGAGCTGGAGCACGCGGTGGAGCGCGCGCTGCTCATGGCCCAGGGCGACACGGTGGGCGCCGAGGACCTGCTGCTGCGCCGGCGCGGCGGCGGCGAGGGCGGCAGCGCGCGGCTCGAGGAGATGACGCTGGAGGACGTGGAGCGCCACCTCATCCAGAAGAGCCTCGTGCGGCACGCGGGCAACGTGAGCGACGCGGCGCGCGCGCTGGGCCTCAGCCGCAGCGCGCTCTACCGGCGCATGCAGCACTTCGACATCACCAGCGCCGCCAAGGGTCAGAAGGGGTAG
- a CDS encoding PAS domain-containing sensor histidine kinase, which yields MKRRRQPLKHDVHVLLLTLLAGLPGSVTALWILWDGDFSLKVRWTLSALILCVWGGAALAVRERVTRPLQTVSNLLLALRQGDYGVRGRGGRLNDPLGEVFLEANVLGETLREQRLGALEAGELLSKVMEEIDVAVLAFDEGARLRLVNKAGERLMGRGRRDLLGQAAEALALGELLEGAAPRRVSPTFAVSTPGHEGGPYELRRSSFRQHGLPHTLVVLADLGAALREEEREAWKRLIRVLSHEINNSLAPIHSIAAGLQDALTQQPRPSDWDEDAASGLAVIARRSASLSRFMSSYARLARLPPPSLGTVAVSEWVRRVASLEKRLAVEVRAGPELTLRADGDQLEQLLINLVRNAADAALETQGRVWLSWSVVAPGALEVWVEDEGPGLPDTANLFVPFFTTKPNGSGIGLALSRQIAEAHGGSVRLENRAGEKGCRARLRLPFEVRAPAPAQNATA from the coding sequence ATGAAGAGGCGGCGCCAGCCCCTCAAGCACGACGTCCACGTCCTCCTCCTCACGCTGCTGGCGGGCCTGCCCGGCTCCGTCACCGCGCTGTGGATCCTCTGGGACGGGGACTTCAGCCTGAAGGTGCGCTGGACGCTCTCCGCCCTCATCCTCTGCGTGTGGGGCGGCGCGGCGCTCGCGGTGCGCGAGCGCGTGACGCGGCCCCTGCAGACGGTGAGCAACCTGCTGCTCGCGCTGCGCCAGGGCGACTACGGCGTGCGCGGGCGCGGCGGCCGGCTCAACGACCCGCTCGGTGAGGTCTTCCTCGAGGCCAACGTGCTCGGCGAGACGCTGCGCGAGCAGCGGCTCGGCGCGCTGGAGGCCGGCGAGCTGCTCTCCAAGGTGATGGAGGAGATCGACGTGGCGGTGCTCGCCTTCGACGAGGGCGCGCGCCTGCGGCTCGTGAACAAGGCGGGCGAGCGGCTGATGGGCAGGGGCCGGCGCGACCTGCTCGGCCAGGCGGCGGAGGCGCTCGCCCTCGGGGAGCTGCTCGAGGGCGCGGCGCCGCGCCGGGTGAGCCCCACCTTCGCGGTGAGCACGCCGGGCCACGAGGGCGGCCCCTACGAGCTGCGCCGCTCCTCCTTCCGCCAGCACGGCCTGCCGCACACGCTGGTGGTGCTCGCGGACCTGGGCGCGGCGCTGCGCGAGGAGGAGCGCGAGGCGTGGAAGCGGCTCATCCGCGTGCTCAGCCACGAGATCAACAACTCGCTCGCCCCCATCCACTCGATTGCCGCGGGCCTGCAGGACGCGCTCACGCAGCAGCCGCGCCCCTCGGACTGGGACGAGGACGCGGCGAGCGGGCTCGCGGTCATCGCGCGGCGCAGCGCGAGCCTCAGCCGCTTCATGAGCAGCTACGCGCGGCTCGCGCGTCTGCCGCCACCTTCCCTGGGCACCGTGGCCGTGAGCGAGTGGGTGCGGCGCGTGGCGAGCCTGGAGAAGCGCCTCGCCGTGGAGGTGCGCGCGGGCCCCGAGCTCACGCTGCGCGCGGACGGCGACCAGCTGGAGCAGCTGCTCATCAACCTGGTGCGCAACGCGGCCGACGCGGCGCTGGAGACCCAGGGCCGCGTCTGGTTGTCGTGGAGCGTGGTGGCGCCCGGAGCCCTCGAGGTGTGGGTCGAGGACGAGGGGCCGGGCCTGCCGGACACCGCGAACCTCTTCGTGCCCTTCTTCACCACCAAGCCCAACGGCAGCGGCATCGGGCTCGCGCTGAGCCGGCAGATCGCCGAAGCCCACGGCGGCAGCGTGCGGCTCGAGAACCGCGCGGGAGAGAAGGGCTGCCGCGCGCGGCTGCGCCTCCCGTTCGAGGTGCGCGCCCCGGCCCCCGCGCAGAACGCTACGGCCTGA
- a CDS encoding DUF6624 domain-containing protein produces the protein MRLVVSLLVSLSLVGCAHGGREAAKAPAASLVAPPPAALAPEAEGRKLAGEADRRASVGDTTAALELYRRAWELGVREDAALYNAACAASLAGQTAEALTWLQRAADAGFAHAAHLQQDPDLAAARAEEGFAAVAARVAENEAKLTLASDPALRDALLQRMAEDQVARAAVEKSDYRDEAATARLRAVEQQNTQWLKEQVTKGGWPTRSQVGERGAQAAWLLVQHADGDLAFQKQCLALLEGAAASGEAAKKSVAYLTDRVLVAEGKPQRYGTQFHRPEGLPVPRTMEDPEGVDARRAAMGLAPLADYTQQLEQLQAEVPTP, from the coding sequence ATGCGCCTCGTCGTCAGTCTCCTCGTCTCGCTCTCGCTGGTGGGCTGTGCGCATGGCGGGCGCGAGGCGGCGAAGGCCCCTGCAGCGTCCCTCGTCGCGCCGCCTCCCGCCGCGCTCGCTCCCGAGGCCGAGGGCCGCAAGCTCGCGGGTGAGGCGGACCGGCGCGCGAGCGTGGGCGACACCACGGCGGCTCTGGAGCTGTACCGGCGCGCGTGGGAGCTCGGCGTGCGCGAGGACGCGGCGCTGTACAACGCGGCGTGCGCGGCGTCGCTCGCGGGCCAGACGGCCGAGGCGCTCACCTGGCTGCAGCGCGCGGCGGACGCGGGCTTCGCGCACGCGGCGCACCTGCAGCAGGACCCGGACCTCGCGGCTGCGCGCGCGGAGGAGGGCTTCGCGGCCGTGGCCGCCCGCGTGGCGGAGAACGAGGCGAAGCTCACCCTCGCGAGCGACCCCGCGCTGCGCGATGCGCTGCTGCAGCGCATGGCCGAGGACCAGGTGGCGCGCGCGGCGGTGGAGAAGAGCGACTACCGGGACGAGGCGGCCACGGCGCGCCTGCGTGCGGTGGAGCAGCAGAACACGCAGTGGCTGAAGGAGCAGGTGACGAAGGGCGGCTGGCCCACGCGCTCGCAGGTGGGCGAGCGCGGCGCGCAGGCGGCGTGGCTGCTGGTGCAGCACGCGGATGGGGACCTCGCGTTCCAGAAGCAGTGCCTCGCGCTGCTCGAGGGGGCCGCGGCCTCGGGCGAGGCGGCGAAGAAGAGCGTGGCCTACCTCACCGACCGCGTGCTGGTGGCCGAGGGCAAGCCGCAGCGCTACGGCACGCAGTTCCACCGCCCGGAAGGGCTGCCCGTGCCGCGCACGATGGAGGACCCGGAAGGCGTGGACGCTCGCCGCGCGGCGATGGGACTCGCGCCGCTCGCCGACTACACGCAGCAGCTCGAGCAGCTTCAGGCGGAGGTGCCGACCCCCTAG